Proteins encoded in a region of the Planococcus shixiaomingii genome:
- a CDS encoding YndM family protein: MNHIKALIMKFIMIAIVLSIILTGIFDVEFSDTLLISLVLTVVAYLLGDLMIFRKTGDRDAHDRTGNNDTAGHSNSADHKKRNMMATIGDIVLSFLVIWLMGEMLFAKTDDIIAASLISALAIGAGEWFFHKYLDKNVFPEKDGRAATGNTNH, encoded by the coding sequence ATGAACCATATTAAAGCACTTATCATGAAATTCATTATGATCGCTATTGTACTTTCTATCATCTTAACAGGAATTTTTGATGTGGAATTCAGTGACACGCTACTGATCAGCCTTGTTCTGACTGTAGTCGCTTATCTATTAGGGGATCTAATGATCTTCAGAAAAACCGGTGATCGTGATGCGCATGATCGCACTGGCAACAATGACACTGCTGGTCACAGCAATTCTGCAGACCACAAGAAAAGAAACATGATGGCCACTATTGGCGATATCGTACTTTCTTTCCTAGTCATTTGGCTGATGGGCGAAATGCTGTTTGCTAAAACCGATGACATCATTGCTGCATCTCTTATTTCCGCTCTTGCGATTGGCGCAGGAGAATGGTTCTTCCATAAATACTTGGATAAGAATGTATTCCCTGAAAAAGACGGCCGCGCAGCGACTGGAAATACTAATCATTGA